The following proteins come from a genomic window of Rutidosis leptorrhynchoides isolate AG116_Rl617_1_P2 chromosome 10, CSIRO_AGI_Rlap_v1, whole genome shotgun sequence:
- the LOC139873640 gene encoding thaumatin-like protein 1, with product MDLLSSFSSSYSITHFFTIFIAFSLLSKGVFGATFTFVNKCDYTVWPGILANAGSPSLDTTGFELPEESSRSFQAPTGWSGRFWGRTGCNFDRSGSGSCQTGDCGSGDVECNGAGAAPPATLAEFTLGTGGSDFYDVSLVDGYNIAMIVEVSGGSGLCETTGCVNDLNQQCPSELRVESGQGCRSACEAFGSPEYCCSGAYNTPATCKPSVYSQMFKSVCPRSYSYAYDDPTSTFTCAGGDYTVTFCPSMPSQKSSRDTSPPATPTTDDNTNITPDGGDGNISGSGTYSGYGSSYGSETGSGSASGSSSDSETGTGSVSGSGSGSGSEALEANGSWLAGLAMGGSTCTQPFSATIYFVMLLFFFLG from the exons atggatctactctcttctttttcttcttcttactctATCACTCATTTTTTCACCATCTTTATTGCTTTCTCATTACTTTCGAAAG GTGTATTTGGAGCTACATTCACATTTGTCAACAAATGTGATTACACAGTTTGGCCTGGTATACTCGCCAATGCCGGAAGCCCATCACTCGACACCACCGGTTTCGAGCTCCCGGAAGAAAGCTCCCGTTCATTTCAAGCTCCGACCGGCTGGTCCGGCCGGTTCTGGGGTCGAACTGGCTGCAATTTCGACAGATCCGGTTCAGGGTCCTGCCAGACCGGCGACTGTGGTTCCGGTGACGTCGAATGCAACGGAGCCGGAGCCGCGCCGCCGGCGACACTAGCAGAGTTCACATTGGGTACTGGCGGGTCGGACTTTTATGACGTCAGCTTAGTAGATGGATACAATATTGCAATGATTGTTGAGGTTTCGGGTGGGTCGGGTTTATGTGAAACAACCGGGTGTGTTAATGATTTGAACCAGCAGTGCCCGAGTGAGCTCCGGGTCGAGTCGGGTCAGGGGTGTAGGAGCGCTTGTGAAGCGTTTGGGAGTCCGGAGTATTGTTGTAGTGGCGCGTATAATACACCCGCCACTTGTAAACCATCGGTGTATTCGCAGATGTTTAAGTCGGTTTGCCCTAGATCGTATAGCTATGCGTATGATGATCCAACTAGTACGTTCACTTGTGCCGGAGGTGATTATACGGTGACGTTTTGTCCGTCTATGCCAAG TCAGAAATCTTCGCGTGACACGTCACCTCCAGCAACTCCCACCACTGATGATAACACCAACATCACACCTGACGGTGGTGACGGCAATATTTCGGGGTCGGGTACATACTCTGGATATGGGTCAAGCTATGGTTCAGAAACCGGATCGGGTTCGGCATCCGGGTCAAGTTCTGATTCCGAAACCGGGACTGGTTCAGTGTCAGGGTCTggatccggatccggatccgaAGCACTTGAGGCAAATGGATCATGGTTAGCTGGTTTAGCTATGGGTGGTTCAACATGTACACAACCATTTAGTGCCACCATTTATTTTGTCATGCTCTTGTTCTTTTTCTTGGGTtag